A genomic stretch from Mycobacterium paraterrae includes:
- the mobA gene encoding molybdenum cofactor guanylyltransferase, which yields MTATGKPASLAGVVLAAGASPYEGRAKALKHIRDGRVTAVEHVVSVVAQRCEPIFVVTSPGQSLPELPAQLVRDDVRGHGQLSAIGRGLRAAAEAGAQYAFLCSVDAELLDPEVIDVLHARAAALHADIVLPWDGTNHYLAAVYRTELASIVDDLVSAGERGVSALITRADTQRVVTTGAGSLVGATSA from the coding sequence ATGACCGCTACGGGCAAGCCGGCCTCGCTCGCCGGCGTGGTGTTGGCCGCGGGCGCTTCGCCCTACGAGGGCCGCGCCAAGGCGCTGAAGCACATTCGTGACGGGCGCGTCACCGCCGTCGAACACGTCGTGAGCGTCGTGGCGCAACGCTGCGAACCCATCTTCGTGGTCACCTCGCCGGGGCAGTCGCTTCCTGAACTTCCGGCGCAGTTGGTACGCGACGACGTGCGTGGACATGGGCAGTTGTCCGCGATTGGGCGAGGGCTGCGCGCCGCCGCCGAGGCCGGTGCGCAGTACGCATTCCTGTGCTCTGTCGACGCGGAGCTGCTCGACCCCGAGGTGATCGACGTGCTGCACGCCCGCGCGGCAGCGCTTCACGCCGACATCGTGTTGCCGTGGGACGGCACCAACCACTATCTGGCTGCGGTCTACCGAACCGAATTGGCCAGTATCGTCGATGATCTCGTTTCTGCCGGCGAACGGGGCGTTTCCGCGCTGATCACACGGGCCGACACGCAACGCGTGGTGACCACCGGCGCCGGGTCGCTTGTCGGCGCCACGTCCGCTTAG
- a CDS encoding 2-oxoacid:acceptor oxidoreductase subunit alpha: protein MGPNGNGADTARPGRRSPEKLEKIVIRFAGDSGDGMQLTGDRFTSEAALFGNDLATQPSYPAEIRAPQGTLPGVSSFQIQIADYDILTAGDRPDVLVAMNPAALKANIIDLPIGGLVIANSDEFTKRNLAKVGYENNPLETGELSDYKVEAVPMTTLTLGAVEVIGATKKDGQRAKNMFALGLLSWMYGRELESSERFIREKFGRKPDVAEANVLALKAGWNYGETTEAFAVTYEVAPAKLPPGEYRQISGNTALAYGIVAAGQLADLQVMLGSYPITPASDILHELSKHKNFNVLTFQAEDEISGICAALGASYGGALGVTSTSGPGLSLKSEALGLAVMTELPLIVIDVQRGGPSTGLPTKTEQADLLQALYGRNGESPVAVLAPRSPSDCFDVALEAVRIAVGYHTPVLILSDGAIANGSEPWRIPNVDELQPIQHTFANPDEPFQPYARDPETLARMFAVPGTPGLEHRIGGLESANGTGAISYDPANHDLMVRLREAKIDGISVPDLEVDDPTGDAELLLIGWGSSYGPIGEACRRARRNDIKVAHAHLRNLRPFPANLGEVLRRYPQVVCPEMNLGQLALLLRGKYLVDVQSVTKVQGVSFLADEIGRVIRAAASGTLAEIEQDKTMVARLAAATVGAGS, encoded by the coding sequence GTGGGTCCGAACGGAAACGGAGCCGACACGGCGCGCCCCGGGCGCAGAAGCCCAGAAAAACTCGAGAAAATCGTCATCCGTTTCGCCGGCGACTCCGGCGACGGTATGCAGCTCACCGGCGACCGTTTCACCTCCGAAGCAGCGCTGTTCGGTAATGATCTCGCCACTCAGCCGAGCTACCCGGCCGAGATCAGGGCGCCACAGGGCACCCTGCCGGGCGTCTCGTCGTTCCAGATCCAGATCGCCGACTACGACATCCTCACCGCCGGCGACCGGCCCGACGTGTTGGTCGCGATGAACCCGGCGGCTCTGAAAGCCAACATCATCGACCTGCCGATCGGCGGGCTGGTGATCGCCAACTCCGACGAGTTCACCAAGCGCAATTTGGCCAAGGTCGGCTACGAAAACAATCCGCTGGAGACCGGGGAGCTGTCCGACTACAAGGTCGAAGCCGTCCCGATGACCACGCTGACCCTCGGCGCCGTCGAAGTCATCGGTGCCACCAAGAAAGACGGGCAGCGCGCCAAGAACATGTTCGCGCTGGGACTGCTGTCGTGGATGTACGGCCGCGAGCTCGAGTCCAGCGAGCGGTTCATCCGCGAAAAGTTCGGCCGCAAGCCCGATGTCGCCGAGGCGAACGTTCTGGCACTCAAGGCCGGCTGGAACTACGGCGAGACCACCGAGGCCTTCGCCGTCACTTACGAAGTGGCGCCGGCGAAGTTGCCGCCGGGGGAGTACCGGCAGATCTCGGGCAACACCGCGCTGGCGTACGGCATCGTCGCGGCCGGTCAGCTGGCCGACCTACAGGTCATGCTGGGCAGCTATCCGATCACGCCGGCCTCGGACATCTTGCACGAGCTGTCCAAGCACAAGAACTTCAACGTCCTGACCTTCCAGGCCGAGGACGAGATCAGCGGTATCTGCGCCGCGCTTGGCGCTTCCTACGGCGGCGCGCTCGGGGTGACGAGCACGTCGGGGCCGGGGTTGTCGCTGAAGTCTGAAGCTTTGGGCCTGGCGGTGATGACCGAGCTCCCGCTGATCGTGATCGATGTGCAGCGCGGTGGACCATCGACCGGTCTGCCGACCAAGACCGAGCAGGCCGATTTGTTGCAGGCGCTCTACGGGCGCAACGGCGAGTCGCCGGTGGCGGTGCTGGCGCCGCGGTCGCCGTCGGACTGCTTCGACGTCGCGCTGGAGGCCGTGCGCATCGCGGTCGGATATCACACTCCGGTCCTGATTCTTTCCGACGGCGCGATCGCCAACGGCTCCGAGCCCTGGCGGATCCCGAATGTCGATGAACTGCAACCGATTCAGCACACCTTCGCCAACCCGGACGAGCCGTTCCAGCCGTATGCCCGTGACCCGGAGACGCTGGCCCGGATGTTCGCCGTTCCCGGTACGCCTGGGCTCGAGCATCGCATCGGCGGCCTGGAGTCCGCCAACGGCACCGGCGCCATCTCCTATGACCCGGCCAACCACGACCTCATGGTGCGGTTGCGTGAAGCCAAGATCGACGGAATCTCGGTGCCCGACCTCGAGGTCGACGATCCCACTGGCGATGCCGAACTGCTGCTCATCGGTTGGGGCAGTTCTTACGGTCCGATCGGTGAGGCGTGCCGTCGCGCGCGGCGCAACGACATCAAGGTCGCCCACGCGCACCTGCGTAACCTGCGCCCCTTCCCGGCCAACCTCGGCGAGGTGCTGCGGCGCTACCCGCAGGTCGTCTGCCCGGAGATGAACCTGGGCCAGCTGGCGTTGTTGCTGCGCGGGAAGTACCTGGTCGACGTTCAGTCTGTGACCAAGGTTCAGGGTGTGTCTTTCCTGGCCGACGAGATCGGTCGGGTTATCCGCGCGGCGGCGAGCGGGACGCTGGCCGAAATCGAGCAAGACAAGACAATGGTCGCGCGGCTTGCGGCGGCCACGGTGGGAGCAGGGAGCTAG
- a CDS encoding MFS transporter: MSSDAAEAVPARVSRALDLSNFFLADVRDGLGPYLSIYLLLTHHWDQASIGFVMGIGGIAAIAAQTPAGALVDRTSAKRALIVAGAATVTAGTLAMPLFPHFAAISLLQALTGIAGSVFAPALAAVTLGVVGARRFSRRIGRNESFNHAGNATAGAITGGLAYGFGPVVVFWVLAAMAALSVVATLRIPGEAIDHDLARGMDHVAGEAHPQPTGVSALFRDRRLLVFAAAMVVFHLANAAMLPLVGQVLALQNKDVGTALMASCVVAAQAVMVPMAYLAGAKADMWGRKPIFLIGFAFLTARGFLYTLSDNPYWLVGVQVLDGVGAGIFGALFPLVVQDLTHGTGRFNVSLGALTTMWGLGAALSNILAGWIVVVAGYHAAFVSLGIIAAAGLALYATAMPETAPETVRKPG; the protein is encoded by the coding sequence TTGAGTTCCGATGCCGCTGAGGCGGTGCCGGCCCGGGTTTCTCGCGCGCTGGACCTGTCGAACTTCTTTCTCGCTGACGTGCGCGACGGCCTCGGCCCGTACCTGTCGATCTACCTGCTGCTGACTCATCACTGGGACCAGGCGTCGATCGGGTTCGTGATGGGAATCGGCGGCATCGCCGCGATCGCGGCCCAGACACCCGCCGGCGCACTGGTAGACCGCACCTCGGCCAAACGGGCGTTGATCGTTGCCGGCGCCGCGACGGTCACCGCCGGAACGCTGGCCATGCCGTTGTTCCCGCACTTCGCCGCGATTTCGCTGCTCCAGGCGCTGACCGGAATTGCCGGGTCGGTGTTCGCTCCCGCGCTGGCCGCGGTCACGCTGGGCGTGGTCGGTGCCCGGCGCTTTTCGCGGCGGATCGGACGGAACGAGTCCTTCAACCACGCCGGCAACGCCACCGCGGGTGCCATCACGGGCGGACTGGCCTACGGCTTCGGCCCGGTGGTCGTCTTTTGGGTGCTGGCGGCGATGGCGGCACTGAGCGTGGTGGCGACGCTGCGGATACCGGGCGAAGCGATCGACCACGACCTGGCCCGCGGGATGGATCATGTTGCGGGCGAGGCCCACCCGCAGCCCACCGGCGTCTCGGCGCTGTTCCGCGACCGCCGATTGTTGGTCTTCGCGGCAGCCATGGTCGTCTTCCACCTGGCCAACGCAGCGATGCTGCCGCTGGTAGGGCAGGTGTTGGCGCTGCAGAACAAAGACGTCGGCACCGCGCTGATGGCATCGTGCGTGGTGGCCGCGCAGGCAGTGATGGTTCCGATGGCCTACCTGGCGGGTGCGAAGGCCGATATGTGGGGACGAAAGCCGATCTTCCTGATCGGGTTCGCATTCCTGACCGCTCGGGGATTCCTGTACACGCTGTCCGATAACCCGTACTGGCTGGTGGGGGTGCAGGTGCTTGACGGCGTTGGCGCCGGCATATTCGGCGCCCTGTTCCCGCTCGTCGTGCAGGATCTGACGCACGGCACCGGGCGGTTCAACGTCAGCCTCGGCGCGTTGACCACCATGTGGGGCCTGGGCGCCGCACTGTCGAACATCCTTGCCGGGTGGATCGTGGTGGTCGCCGGCTACCACGCGGCTTTCGTTTCGCTGGGAATCATCGCCGCCGCGGGGCTGGCGCTGTACGCCACGGCCATGCCCGAAACAGCACCCGAGACCGTCCGAAAACCGGGTTAG
- a CDS encoding 2-oxoacid:ferredoxin oxidoreductase subunit beta → MTDLIGTDLGLTDMLSGHGLVPTTDQPQKAKDFTSDQEVRWCPGCGDYVILNTMRNFLPELGLRRENIVFVSGIGCSSRFPYYLETYGLHSIHGRAPAIATGLALSREDLSVWVVTGDGDSLSIGGNHLIHALRRNINLTILLFNNRIYGLTKGQYSPTSEVGKVTKSTPMGSLDEPFNPVSLALGAEASFVGRALDSDRKGLSEVLRAAAAHRGAALVEILQDCPIFNDGSFDALRKEGAEERVINVHHGEPIVFGSSDEYCVVRSGFGLEVAKTADVSVSEIVVHDAHADDSAYAYALSRLSQQNLEHTVMGIFRQVSRPTYDDAARSQIQAAQESKPSDRAALQSLLRGRDTWTVN, encoded by the coding sequence ATGACCGACCTGATCGGCACAGACCTGGGCCTGACGGACATGCTGTCCGGGCACGGCCTGGTGCCCACCACCGACCAGCCGCAGAAGGCCAAGGATTTCACCAGCGACCAAGAAGTCCGCTGGTGTCCGGGTTGCGGCGACTACGTCATTCTCAACACGATGCGAAACTTCCTGCCCGAGTTGGGGTTACGGCGTGAGAACATCGTCTTCGTCAGCGGCATCGGCTGCTCGAGCCGCTTTCCGTACTACCTGGAAACTTACGGGCTGCACTCGATCCATGGCCGGGCGCCCGCGATCGCGACGGGTCTGGCGCTTTCGCGCGAAGACCTGTCCGTCTGGGTGGTCACCGGCGACGGCGACTCGTTGTCGATCGGTGGTAACCACCTGATCCATGCGTTGCGCCGCAACATCAACCTGACCATCCTGTTGTTCAACAACCGGATCTACGGCTTGACCAAAGGTCAGTACTCGCCGACCTCCGAGGTCGGCAAAGTCACCAAGTCGACGCCGATGGGATCGCTCGACGAGCCGTTCAACCCTGTCTCGCTGGCGCTGGGCGCCGAGGCGAGTTTCGTTGGCCGCGCGCTGGATTCCGACCGGAAGGGACTCTCCGAGGTGCTGCGGGCCGCTGCCGCGCACCGTGGCGCTGCGCTGGTCGAGATCCTGCAGGACTGCCCGATCTTCAACGACGGCTCGTTCGACGCACTGCGCAAAGAGGGTGCTGAGGAACGGGTGATCAACGTGCACCACGGCGAGCCGATCGTGTTCGGTTCGTCAGACGAATACTGCGTTGTGCGCTCCGGGTTCGGCCTCGAGGTAGCCAAGACCGCCGACGTCAGCGTCAGCGAGATCGTCGTGCACGACGCGCACGCCGACGATTCGGCATACGCCTACGCCCTGTCGCGCCTTTCGCAGCAGAACCTGGAGCACACCGTGATGGGGATCTTCCGTCAGGTGAGCCGGCCCACATATGATGACGCTGCGCGGTCACAGATCCAGGCCGCGCAAGAATCGAAGCCTTCTGACCGTGCCGCTCTGCAATCGCTGTTGCGCGGCCGCGACACCTGGACTGTGAACTGA